One Streptomyces sp. NBC_01217 genomic region harbors:
- a CDS encoding relaxase/mobilization nuclease domain-containing protein, giving the protein MIAAIKPAGSNTRGLLAYLYGRGTHDEHLDPHIVAAFAMLAMPDPGRNEMATLTELGHYLDEPVRLRNSEFGKPVTDHVWHCPVRAAPEDRHLSDAEWGEIARRIVAAAGISPEDDNLACRWIAVRHADDHIHILATTVREDGRRPKLHDSGIRVGDECREIEKDYGLRQLKKGDRTGTRRPTQAEMHKAERLGWEQTSQQWLEDRIRAAIPHVTDAEELLAYLEADDVLVKPKRGPSGDLLGYAVGRPGDLNKDGAQIYKPGGKVAPDLSLPKLKTRLETSQPEEHPTARRNRPTTPWHQATDALDTLHSELADTSTGDEGGDARVQAHIAALGELMEATAQKAPADLRVELQAASKAFARAQRSQIRAEDRAADTVRIAARDIVHTATGPDGSALAALLAALVWATIVAGRWHEAKHHAHQADAARRAVQHLQVAADHALVPTLAELERRQPKQEARRTLAGDVRAVVPDHAERILTDAGWPALATVLADAEARGHQPHQLLREAAAQRELATARQPARVLITRIQHTGRNPVPNRRAEAARRRSTTGTWPAGSATSAPQQAGPAATPGRNNRPRR; this is encoded by the coding sequence ATGATCGCTGCCATCAAACCGGCCGGGTCCAACACCCGCGGGCTACTCGCCTACCTCTATGGCCGCGGAACCCACGACGAACACCTCGATCCGCACATCGTCGCCGCCTTCGCGATGCTCGCCATGCCCGACCCCGGCCGCAACGAGATGGCCACCCTGACCGAACTCGGCCACTACCTGGATGAGCCCGTCCGGCTACGCAACAGCGAGTTCGGCAAGCCGGTCACCGACCACGTCTGGCACTGCCCTGTCCGCGCCGCGCCCGAGGACCGCCACCTCTCCGACGCCGAGTGGGGCGAGATCGCCCGGCGCATCGTGGCTGCCGCCGGCATCTCTCCCGAAGACGACAACCTTGCCTGCCGTTGGATCGCCGTACGCCACGCTGACGACCACATCCACATCCTCGCCACTACCGTCCGCGAAGACGGCCGCCGCCCCAAACTCCACGACAGCGGTATACGCGTCGGCGACGAGTGCCGCGAGATCGAGAAGGACTACGGGCTGCGCCAGCTCAAGAAGGGCGACCGCACCGGCACCCGACGCCCCACCCAGGCCGAGATGCACAAGGCCGAACGCCTCGGCTGGGAGCAGACCAGCCAACAGTGGCTCGAAGACCGAATCCGCGCCGCCATCCCGCATGTCACCGACGCCGAGGAACTGCTCGCCTACCTCGAAGCCGACGACGTCCTAGTCAAGCCCAAGCGCGGGCCGTCCGGCGATCTCCTCGGTTATGCCGTCGGCCGCCCCGGCGACCTCAACAAGGACGGCGCGCAGATCTACAAGCCAGGCGGGAAGGTCGCCCCCGACCTCTCCCTGCCCAAGCTGAAGACGCGCCTGGAAACCAGCCAGCCGGAGGAACACCCCACCGCCCGCCGCAACCGGCCCACAACCCCCTGGCACCAGGCCACCGACGCCCTCGACACCCTCCACAGCGAGCTCGCCGACACCAGCACTGGTGACGAAGGCGGAGACGCGCGAGTTCAGGCTCACATCGCGGCCCTTGGCGAACTGATGGAAGCCACCGCGCAGAAGGCCCCAGCGGATCTGCGCGTCGAACTCCAGGCCGCGTCCAAGGCGTTCGCCCGAGCCCAGCGCTCTCAGATCCGAGCCGAAGACCGCGCCGCCGACACCGTACGCATCGCCGCCCGCGACATCGTCCACACCGCCACCGGCCCGGACGGCAGCGCCCTCGCCGCCCTGCTCGCAGCCCTCGTCTGGGCGACCATCGTCGCCGGACGCTGGCACGAGGCGAAGCACCACGCCCACCAGGCCGACGCCGCCCGCCGGGCTGTCCAGCACCTCCAGGTCGCCGCCGACCACGCCCTTGTCCCCACACTCGCTGAACTGGAACGCCGCCAGCCGAAACAAGAGGCCCGCCGCACTCTGGCCGGCGACGTCCGCGCAGTCGTCCCCGACCACGCCGAGCGGATCCTCACCGACGCCGGCTGGCCCGCACTCGCTACGGTCCTCGCCGACGCCGAGGCACGCGGCCACCAACCCCACCAACTGCTCAGGGAGGCCGCCGCGCAGCGCGAACTGGCCACCGCCCGCCAGCCCGCCCGCGTCCTGATCACCCGTATCCAGCACACCGGCCGCAACCCCGTACCCAACCGCCGTGCCGAAGCCGCTCGACGGCGCTCGACCACCGGGACATGGCCTGCGGGAAGCGCGACCTCTGCACCGCAGCAGGCCGGCCCTGCCGCCACCCCAGGACGGAACAACCGCCCCCGGCGGTAG
- a CDS encoding MobC family plasmid mobilization relaxosome protein: MAETAQRQGAPDREVGGEGGPAPDTLHTVQREILRPVRAAETAVGEPAVKSAQPTIRRFTGSKRTVRVGPLRFTGDEHAGLQEAAIEHGYKGDSGFAADVVLAFVTGRFTANLPLSEDRRRTHHFRAQVLRQLNRIGVNVNQIARALNSDRTPPDVRERLDELHHLLSLIAEAMREPADPTEV; encoded by the coding sequence GTGGCGGAGACGGCCCAGCGCCAGGGGGCGCCGGACCGGGAAGTCGGGGGCGAGGGCGGCCCCGCCCCGGACACGCTCCACACCGTCCAGCGCGAGATCCTCCGCCCCGTTCGTGCCGCCGAGACTGCCGTCGGCGAGCCCGCCGTGAAGAGCGCACAGCCCACGATCCGCCGTTTCACCGGCAGCAAGCGCACCGTCCGCGTCGGCCCGCTGCGCTTCACCGGTGACGAGCACGCAGGGCTCCAAGAGGCTGCCATCGAGCATGGCTACAAGGGCGATTCCGGTTTCGCCGCCGACGTCGTCCTCGCCTTCGTCACCGGCCGGTTCACCGCCAACCTGCCACTGTCCGAGGACCGCCGCCGCACGCACCACTTCCGCGCCCAGGTCCTGCGTCAGCTCAACCGGATCGGCGTCAACGTCAACCAGATCGCCCGTGCCCTCAACAGTGACCGCACCCCGCCCGACGTACGTGAGCGCCTCGACGAGCTGCACCACCTGCTCTCCCTGATCGCCGAGGCCATGCGCGAGCCCGCCGACCCGACGGAGGTCTGA
- a CDS encoding DUF2637 domain-containing protein — MTTPATPNDTTRQSHATPGTRRVQEVRRQATPQHAAEGYALATAGTVIIALTVGGFWLSYAHLAQVAGQHGLGSSPVRRWAWPATLDAFIVAGELLMLRAGLRRVTDWWAITLTATGSAGSIALNVAGVSGTGNASVVPLLDYVVAAVPPTAALLAFGVLMRQIHQLVDRPLDHAATSSVETPEPPATPSAHATKPQATASGMPPPRISKPQPRGGRPVSATVEELVEIGRIAAAEKRKLTRSIVQQAIRDKGHTVSGRRLTDVMKILRPEPGAGRNAD, encoded by the coding sequence ATGACCACACCCGCCACGCCCAACGACACCACCCGGCAAAGTCACGCGACGCCCGGTACCAGGCGCGTCCAGGAAGTGAGGCGGCAAGCAACGCCCCAGCACGCTGCCGAGGGATACGCCCTCGCCACAGCCGGAACGGTCATCATCGCCCTCACCGTCGGCGGCTTCTGGCTCTCCTACGCCCACCTCGCCCAGGTCGCCGGACAGCATGGGCTGGGAAGCTCCCCGGTTCGGCGATGGGCCTGGCCCGCGACCCTCGACGCATTCATCGTCGCGGGCGAACTGCTGATGCTCCGCGCCGGCCTACGCCGGGTGACCGACTGGTGGGCGATCACTCTGACCGCGACCGGATCGGCCGGATCCATTGCGCTCAACGTTGCCGGTGTCAGCGGCACGGGCAATGCGAGCGTCGTGCCCCTGCTCGACTACGTGGTCGCAGCGGTTCCCCCGACCGCAGCCCTACTGGCCTTCGGGGTGCTGATGCGGCAGATCCACCAACTGGTCGACCGGCCCCTCGACCACGCGGCCACCAGTTCCGTCGAGACGCCGGAACCACCTGCCACGCCATCCGCACACGCCACCAAACCGCAGGCAACCGCTTCCGGCATGCCGCCGCCCCGGATTTCGAAGCCCCAGCCGCGTGGCGGCCGTCCGGTCAGCGCGACGGTCGAGGAATTGGTTGAGATCGGGCGGATCGCTGCAGCCGAGAAGCGCAAGCTCACACGGTCGATCGTGCAACAGGCCATACGAGACAAGGGACATACGGTCAGCGGTCGACGGCTGACCGACGTCATGAAGATCCTTCGGCCGGAACCCGGCGCCGGTCGAAACGCCGACTGA
- a CDS encoding DnaB-like helicase N-terminal domain-containing protein, with the protein MDEPRPTAPHLAGTGRQPTAGDLTAVPPHDVDAEAAVLGACMHKGAVIDEVRLLLDAADFYRPAHETVWRAILALHSEDKPTDPIALSHQLRAQDDLERVGGVVYVHQLADAVPSASSAAYYAGIVRTMADLRRLRASGIRTAQQAMEPGADPDAIRSEVEAEVQAERERALASGPGRLSRFITDGWRFVTETGTDTEPLWGTREQTAWSSGESLMIVGAPGVGKTTLAHQVILARLGLSDSVLDMPVAPSRRVLYLALDRYKQIARAMARGVGPEHEQRMRDGLAVWQGPLPATLDKEPDLLADLAAAHQADTIVIDSLKDAVSTLVDDALGVAYNNARQRAMRNGVEIMELHHQRKATEGAPRAQKPTLDRVYGSTWITSGAGSVLFVSGEAGDLAVTLHHLKTPTGEIGPLQVIHDHERGTSTLDPALDPVGILRQRPDGLTVRELAMIQSGQNNPERSATEKARRTLDRLVRAGLADKAEGAAGGTGGGQQARYRTSVRHIGAVS; encoded by the coding sequence ATGGACGAACCCCGGCCGACCGCGCCACACCTCGCGGGAACCGGCCGCCAGCCCACGGCCGGCGACCTCACCGCGGTTCCGCCGCACGACGTCGACGCCGAGGCCGCCGTGCTGGGGGCCTGCATGCACAAGGGCGCGGTGATCGACGAAGTGCGCCTGCTGCTCGACGCGGCCGATTTCTACCGCCCCGCGCACGAGACGGTCTGGCGGGCCATTCTTGCCCTACACAGCGAGGACAAGCCGACCGATCCAATCGCCCTGTCGCACCAGCTGCGCGCCCAGGACGACTTGGAGCGGGTCGGCGGTGTGGTGTACGTCCACCAGCTCGCCGACGCTGTGCCCTCCGCCAGCAGTGCCGCCTATTACGCGGGCATCGTGCGCACGATGGCCGACCTCAGGCGTCTGCGCGCCTCCGGCATCCGGACCGCTCAGCAGGCGATGGAGCCGGGCGCCGATCCGGATGCCATCCGCAGCGAGGTGGAGGCAGAGGTCCAGGCGGAGCGCGAGCGTGCGCTGGCCTCGGGGCCGGGGCGACTCTCCCGGTTCATCACTGACGGATGGCGCTTCGTCACCGAGACCGGCACTGACACCGAACCTCTCTGGGGCACTCGGGAGCAGACGGCCTGGTCGTCGGGAGAGAGCCTGATGATCGTCGGAGCGCCGGGAGTCGGGAAGACCACGCTGGCCCACCAGGTGATCCTCGCTCGGCTGGGCCTGTCGGACAGCGTCCTGGACATGCCGGTCGCGCCGAGCCGACGGGTGTTGTACCTGGCACTGGACCGGTACAAGCAGATAGCCCGCGCCATGGCCCGCGGCGTCGGACCCGAACACGAGCAGCGCATGCGCGACGGACTCGCTGTCTGGCAGGGACCTCTGCCCGCCACCCTGGACAAGGAGCCCGACCTCCTCGCCGACCTCGCCGCCGCTCACCAAGCCGACACCATCGTGATCGACAGCCTCAAGGACGCGGTGAGCACCCTGGTCGACGATGCCCTTGGTGTCGCCTACAACAACGCCCGCCAGCGAGCCATGCGCAACGGCGTCGAGATCATGGAGCTGCACCACCAGCGCAAGGCCACCGAGGGTGCCCCTCGCGCCCAGAAGCCCACCCTGGACCGGGTCTACGGCTCCACCTGGATCACATCCGGCGCGGGCAGCGTCCTCTTCGTCTCCGGGGAGGCGGGCGACCTCGCCGTCACCTTGCATCACCTCAAAACCCCCACCGGCGAAATCGGCCCCCTCCAGGTCATCCACGACCACGAACGCGGCACCTCGACACTCGACCCCGCCCTCGACCCGGTCGGCATCCTGCGCCAGCGTCCCGACGGCCTGACCGTGCGCGAACTCGCCATGATCCAAAGCGGCCAGAACAACCCGGAACGCTCAGCCACCGAGAAAGCCAGGCGCACCCTGGACCGCCTCGTCAGGGCGGGACTCGCGGACAAGGCCGAAGGAGCCGCAGGCGGCACCGGAGGCGGCCAGCAAGCCCGCTACCGCACCTCCGTCCGCCACATCGGCGCAGTCTCCTGA